One Sulfurospirillum tamanense DNA window includes the following coding sequences:
- the nuoK gene encoding NADH-quinone oxidoreductase subunit NuoK produces MMSVQGVALVALVLFCIGFLGVVSRKNIFVVYLSIELMLNGVNLLLVGLSRYHEGSDGQVIALLIIAIAAAEAAVFLALIVTLVKHRRTLNIDRFNTLRPKGTR; encoded by the coding sequence ATGATGAGCGTTCAAGGGGTGGCCTTGGTGGCCTTGGTGTTGTTTTGCATCGGGTTTTTGGGCGTGGTGTCGCGTAAAAATATCTTTGTGGTCTATCTAAGTATTGAACTGATGCTAAATGGAGTCAATCTTCTTCTAGTAGGGCTTTCGCGCTACCATGAAGGGAGTGATGGACAAGTGATAGCCTTGCTTATCATCGCTATCGCCGCAGCGGAAGCGGCGGTATTTTTGGCTCTTATTGTGACCCTTGTGAAACACCGACGCACTCTGAACATTGATAGATTTAATACCTTGCGTCCTAAGGGGACACGATGA
- a CDS encoding Crp/Fnr family transcriptional regulator, protein MYHSLENICLFSSLSKEQLKKLHQISTIKQFKEGNILFYEGEEPGYLYFLLEGLVKLYRYDTKNTITILDYYYTQALIGEAASLQRTPYQTTAECDTDSTILMVEYEEFAKHFLCDPDVAIQLIMQLVKKVKALMNNRVPQTSMQKIAQLIHENSELFTKIKKYKIASILNMAPETFSRNLKKLKKEGIIAYTSTTFEVLDAKKLCTLYDTCKTLR, encoded by the coding sequence ATGTACCACTCTCTTGAAAACATTTGCCTCTTTAGTTCACTCAGCAAAGAGCAACTCAAGAAGCTTCACCAAATCAGCACCATCAAGCAGTTTAAAGAGGGCAATATTCTGTTTTACGAAGGAGAAGAGCCAGGGTATTTGTACTTTTTACTCGAAGGCTTGGTCAAACTCTACCGTTATGATACCAAAAACACCATCACCATTTTAGACTACTACTACACCCAAGCCCTCATCGGAGAGGCCGCATCCTTACAGCGCACGCCCTACCAAACCACCGCCGAGTGTGACACGGACTCCACGATTCTCATGGTCGAGTACGAAGAGTTTGCCAAACATTTTTTGTGCGACCCTGACGTGGCTATTCAGCTCATTATGCAGTTGGTTAAAAAAGTGAAGGCATTGATGAACAACCGTGTCCCCCAAACGTCCATGCAAAAAATCGCCCAACTCATTCACGAAAACAGTGAACTCTTTACCAAAATCAAAAAATACAAAATCGCAAGCATTCTTAACATGGCCCCTGAAACCTTTTCGCGCAACCTCAAAAAGCTCAAAAAAGAGGGGATTATCGCCTACACAAGCACCACATTTGAAGTGCTAGATGCCAAAAAGCTCTGTACCCTGTACGATACATGTAAAACCCTCAGATAG
- the nuoF gene encoding NADH-quinone oxidoreductase subunit NuoF, whose product MRCSLISRLFSIPGAHTLDIAKANGRYGSLPRLFSLTPEAVTEEVVKSGLRGKGGGGSPTGEKWLLMPPLDDKPRYLVVNADESEPGTFKDRQILEYDPHLLIEGMIASAYALHVKHAYVYIRGEYHFWAARFETALKEAYGAGLLGKRLDITLHRGAGAYICGEKTALLESLEGKRGHPRLKPHTKEPEWLFGHPAVVNNVETIASVPYIIEHGFEAYRAFGTPQSPGTMLFGLSGHVTNPGIYELAFGTSMQWFLDEIGGGVKEGKALKAIVPGGSSCSILKGQHIPNVTLDYESLKCSNSTLGTGGMIIMDETVSIPKAMKNLLEFYHHESCGQCTPCREGTGWMDRILAKVLNGRGKRSDIDLLLEISMTMNGKTICVFAPAVADMAVSYIHAFPEEFYALCPS is encoded by the coding sequence ATGAGATGTTCACTTATTAGCCGCTTGTTTTCCATCCCCGGTGCACACACCCTAGACATAGCAAAAGCCAATGGACGCTACGGTTCTTTGCCCAGACTCTTTTCCCTGACCCCTGAAGCGGTCACAGAAGAGGTGGTTAAAAGCGGTCTGCGGGGCAAAGGGGGCGGGGGTTCTCCCACGGGTGAAAAGTGGCTCCTTATGCCACCCCTTGATGACAAACCACGCTACCTCGTCGTCAACGCCGATGAGAGTGAACCAGGCACCTTTAAAGACCGCCAAATCTTGGAATACGACCCCCACTTGCTGATTGAGGGCATGATCGCGAGTGCGTACGCTTTACATGTAAAGCACGCGTATGTGTACATTCGGGGTGAATACCACTTTTGGGCGGCACGCTTTGAAACAGCGCTCAAAGAGGCGTATGGGGCTGGCTTGCTTGGAAAAAGGCTAGACATCACCTTGCACAGAGGCGCAGGAGCGTACATTTGTGGCGAAAAAACTGCCCTGCTTGAGTCTTTAGAAGGCAAGCGTGGGCACCCAAGACTCAAACCCCACACCAAAGAACCCGAGTGGCTTTTTGGACACCCAGCGGTCGTCAATAACGTCGAAACCATCGCTTCTGTTCCCTACATCATCGAACACGGCTTTGAGGCGTACCGCGCTTTTGGCACCCCCCAAAGTCCAGGCACCATGCTCTTTGGCCTTAGCGGTCACGTCACAAACCCTGGCATCTACGAACTGGCTTTTGGCACCTCTATGCAGTGGTTTTTGGACGAAATTGGCGGGGGCGTGAAAGAGGGAAAAGCCCTCAAAGCCATTGTTCCTGGAGGCTCATCGTGTTCCATTTTAAAAGGCCAACACATTCCTAATGTGACGCTAGATTATGAATCCTTAAAATGTAGCAACTCTACCCTTGGTACAGGGGGTATGATTATCATGGACGAGACCGTGAGCATCCCCAAAGCGATGAAAAATCTGCTAGAATTCTACCACCATGAATCCTGTGGCCAGTGCACGCCCTGTCGCGAGGGCACAGGTTGGATGGATCGCATTTTGGCAAAAGTGCTTAACGGCCGAGGAAAACGCAGCGACATTGACTTGCTTTTGGAGATTAGCATGACCATGAATGGAAAAACAATCTGTGTTTTTGCGCCCGCAGTGGCAGACATGGCGGTGAGCTACATCCACGCGTTTCCCGAGGAGTTTTACGCCCTTTGCCCCAGCTAA
- the nuoE gene encoding NADH-quinone oxidoreductase subunit NuoE yields MSFSLTPENETKFEHLRTRYPSLRALMLPVLWMVQEQEGWVSSEAMEYLAQKLSITPTEVYSVASFYTMFHFKPIGTHHIQVCKTLSCMLGGSESILAYLEKTLGITCGQTTPDGRFTLTQVECLGACGGAPCVCIDTTYYESVSEATLSALLEELRS; encoded by the coding sequence ATGAGTTTTTCCCTTACCCCAGAAAATGAGACCAAATTTGAACACCTGCGCACCCGCTACCCTTCCCTTCGGGCGTTAATGCTACCTGTTTTGTGGATGGTGCAAGAACAAGAAGGGTGGGTTTCCTCCGAAGCCATGGAATACCTCGCCCAAAAACTCTCCATCACCCCCACGGAAGTGTACAGTGTGGCTTCTTTTTACACCATGTTTCATTTTAAGCCCATTGGCACGCACCATATTCAAGTGTGCAAAACGCTTTCCTGCATGCTTGGAGGGAGTGAGAGCATCCTTGCCTACCTTGAAAAAACACTGGGCATCACCTGCGGTCAAACCACACCCGATGGACGCTTCACCCTCACCCAGGTAGAGTGTTTAGGGGCGTGTGGTGGGGCACCTTGCGTGTGCATCGACACCACCTACTACGAAAGCGTCAGTGAAGCCACCCTGAGCGCTTTACTAGAGGAGCTTCGTTCATGA
- a CDS encoding NADH-quinone oxidoreductase subunit B, translating into MAVGAEAIFGDSVITTRLDTAINWARESSMWPYVFGTACCAIEFMSAASSQYDLSRFGAEVVRFSPRQADLMVVAGTITYKQAPILKRIYDQMPEPKWVISMGACACSGGFYDNYTTLQGIDAVIPVDVYVAGCPPRPEAFLDGLMRIQALQKSQESILKDRVNRTFKGRLDG; encoded by the coding sequence GTGGCAGTAGGGGCAGAAGCCATCTTTGGAGACAGCGTCATCACCACGCGCCTAGACACGGCCATTAACTGGGCAAGAGAGTCTTCCATGTGGCCTTATGTTTTTGGGACCGCCTGTTGCGCTATCGAGTTTATGAGCGCAGCGTCAAGCCAGTATGACCTCTCCCGTTTTGGAGCCGAAGTTGTCCGCTTTTCCCCACGCCAAGCGGATTTGATGGTCGTCGCGGGCACCATCACTTACAAACAAGCCCCCATCTTAAAGCGCATCTACGACCAAATGCCTGAGCCAAAATGGGTCATCAGTATGGGCGCGTGCGCGTGCAGTGGCGGGTTTTACGACAACTACACTACCCTTCAAGGCATCGACGCAGTGATTCCTGTGGACGTCTACGTCGCAGGGTGTCCGCCCCGTCCTGAAGCCTTTTTAGACGGCCTCATGCGTATCCAAGCCCTGCAAAAATCCCAAGAATCCATCCTCAAAGACCGCGTAAATCGCACCTTTAAAGGACGCCTTGATGGTTGA
- a CDS encoding NADH-quinone oxidoreductase subunit D, giving the protein MVELASLPKDTNGAYEVEHASLVEIATHLKETLGYELLLDITAIDYLGLPDTPKRFALIYLFRNLTTPEPITLKLWVQERVPSLCHLYHSANWAEREVWDQYGVAFEGHPNLRRILNHHQFKGHPLRKDYPITQGQWCETTDDLMDQMHLRLAHHKLPSFKEFNFLNLGPAHPATHGTIRTLVALHGETIRAAVCEIGYLHRGFEKSCENHTYNQIIPYTDRLNYCSAILNNIAFAHTVEGMLGLTLPERGEYLRVILGELSRIIDHLVCLAAGLVDMGALTNYWYLYNPREKVYTLFSKLTGARLTNSFMRIGGMAHDTYEGFEADVEACLREIEAGVSDTLGLITHNRIFHDRTQNIGVISAKDALNYGLTGPNLRACGVAYDLRSVAPYSVYERFDFEIPVGSVGDVYDRTMVRFEEIAQSASIIRQALKQLPGGPVCADVRSVTLPSKQEVYTTIEGVMNHFKLVYEGVHVPPKEYYRAIEGANGELGFFIHSDGSGTPRKVKVRPPCFPAMAALPHLIEGGMIADAVLALGSLNIVAGELDR; this is encoded by the coding sequence ATGGTTGAACTCGCCTCTTTACCCAAAGACACCAACGGGGCCTATGAAGTTGAACACGCTTCCCTTGTGGAGATTGCAACGCACTTAAAAGAAACCTTAGGTTACGAACTCTTGCTGGACATCACCGCCATAGACTACCTAGGACTTCCCGACACTCCCAAACGCTTCGCCCTCATTTATCTTTTTCGCAACCTCACCACCCCTGAACCCATCACCCTAAAACTGTGGGTGCAAGAGCGCGTACCAAGCTTGTGCCACCTTTACCACAGCGCCAATTGGGCAGAACGGGAAGTGTGGGACCAGTACGGCGTTGCCTTTGAAGGCCACCCCAACCTCAGACGCATCCTCAACCACCACCAATTTAAGGGCCATCCTTTGCGCAAGGATTATCCCATCACCCAAGGGCAGTGGTGTGAAACGACCGATGATTTGATGGACCAAATGCACCTGCGTTTAGCGCACCATAAACTCCCTTCATTTAAAGAGTTTAACTTTTTAAACCTCGGGCCCGCGCACCCTGCCACCCACGGAACCATCCGCACCCTTGTGGCTTTGCACGGCGAAACTATCCGCGCGGCGGTGTGTGAGATTGGCTATTTGCACCGTGGGTTTGAAAAATCCTGTGAAAACCACACCTATAATCAAATCATCCCCTACACCGACCGCCTTAATTACTGTTCCGCCATCTTAAATAACATCGCTTTTGCGCACACGGTAGAAGGCATGCTGGGGCTCACCTTGCCCGAACGGGGAGAGTATTTGCGGGTCATCTTAGGGGAACTTAGCCGTATCATCGACCACCTCGTTTGCCTCGCCGCGGGTCTTGTGGACATGGGCGCGCTGACGAATTACTGGTACCTATACAACCCGCGCGAAAAAGTCTACACCCTCTTTTCCAAACTTACAGGTGCCAGACTCACCAACTCGTTCATGCGCATCGGCGGCATGGCCCATGATACGTACGAGGGGTTTGAAGCGGATGTGGAAGCGTGTTTGAGAGAAATCGAAGCAGGTGTTTCTGACACCCTAGGACTTATCACCCACAACCGCATCTTTCACGACCGCACCCAAAACATAGGGGTTATCTCTGCCAAAGATGCGTTAAATTACGGCCTCACAGGGCCGAATTTGCGCGCATGTGGCGTGGCGTACGACCTGCGTTCCGTGGCACCCTATTCGGTATATGAGCGTTTTGATTTTGAGATTCCAGTAGGGAGCGTAGGGGATGTGTATGACCGCACCATGGTGCGTTTTGAAGAAATTGCCCAAAGTGCCTCTATCATCCGCCAAGCCCTTAAACAGCTTCCTGGTGGGCCCGTGTGTGCGGATGTGCGCTCCGTGACCTTGCCTTCAAAACAAGAGGTGTACACCACCATCGAAGGGGTCATGAACCATTTCAAGCTCGTGTATGAGGGCGTACATGTACCGCCCAAAGAGTACTACCGCGCTATCGAAGGAGCCAACGGAGAGTTGGGATTTTTTATCCACAGCGATGGAAGTGGCACCCCTCGAAAAGTCAAAGTACGCCCGCCTTGTTTTCCCGCCATGGCGGCCTTGCCCCACCTCATCGAAGGCGGGATGATCGCCGATGCGGTGTTGGCATTGGGGAGTCTAAATATTGTCGCAGGAGAATTAGACCGATGA
- a CDS encoding complex I subunit 4 family protein — protein sequence MLSVLIFLPIAVAFCLLVLPVNATQTRNGALVTGVVIFLLSLSLYGQFEPVGGMQFEEFLPWITTYGIGYSVGLDGVSLIILMLIATLMPCAYMLLWKGRTKGYWVSMLLIQGGMLGALMAQDLILFYLFWETMLLPVFMIVGMFGTGDKVFSTLKVTLYTMLGSLLMFIAILYLGASHAREFGHWSFELSHLTHLTHLSWNERAWLFGAFMLAFAIKIPLFPFHTWLLKTYSNAPTGGVFLLSAIMAKLGVYGVIRFVLPLFPEHSVYFAPWVMGVGLFGLVYFGIAALMQDDVKKLLAYSSASHLGFIVVGVFSLNVYGMMGALLLIVAHAMATGGLFLLVGHLEFHTKTKSIRALGGIATRAPVFTVYFALFMLCIVGLPGTSGFVSELLIILGVFHVGIPAGMVAALSVLVAASFMLWMFGRVTLQEEQESATMMVDLSWKQGLGLLPIALLIVAMGLDPEWFFAKIEPTVLDYLGGILGGVQ from the coding sequence ATGCTCAGTGTGCTCATTTTTCTCCCCATTGCCGTAGCCTTTTGTTTGTTGGTTTTGCCCGTAAATGCGACGCAAACACGTAACGGCGCGTTGGTGACGGGTGTGGTGATTTTTCTCTTGTCTTTGAGCCTTTACGGTCAGTTTGAACCCGTGGGCGGGATGCAGTTTGAGGAGTTTTTGCCGTGGATTACAACCTATGGGATTGGCTATTCTGTGGGCCTTGATGGGGTTTCACTCATCATTTTAATGCTCATCGCCACCCTCATGCCTTGTGCGTACATGTTGCTGTGGAAAGGGCGCACGAAGGGCTATTGGGTGAGTATGTTGCTCATCCAAGGGGGCATGCTTGGAGCGTTGATGGCGCAAGATTTGATTTTGTTTTACCTCTTTTGGGAAACCATGCTGTTGCCTGTGTTTATGATTGTAGGGATGTTTGGCACGGGAGATAAGGTTTTTTCAACCCTCAAAGTTACCTTATACACGATGCTTGGTTCCTTGCTCATGTTTATTGCCATCTTGTACCTCGGCGCCTCCCATGCGAGGGAATTTGGGCACTGGAGCTTTGAACTTTCCCATTTGACTCACCTGACCCACCTGAGTTGGAATGAGCGGGCGTGGCTTTTTGGTGCCTTTATGCTAGCCTTTGCCATTAAAATCCCTCTTTTTCCTTTTCATACGTGGCTACTTAAAACCTACTCAAACGCACCCACGGGCGGCGTCTTTCTTCTTTCTGCCATCATGGCAAAACTGGGCGTGTACGGGGTGATTCGATTTGTACTTCCTCTTTTTCCCGAACACAGCGTCTATTTTGCTCCGTGGGTCATGGGCGTGGGGCTGTTTGGCTTGGTCTATTTTGGCATAGCCGCGCTCATGCAAGATGATGTGAAAAAACTCTTGGCCTACTCGTCCGCGTCCCACCTTGGGTTTATTGTGGTGGGCGTGTTTAGTTTAAATGTGTACGGCATGATGGGTGCGTTGTTGCTTATCGTCGCCCATGCCATGGCCACGGGCGGTCTTTTTTTACTGGTGGGGCATTTGGAGTTTCACACCAAAACAAAATCCATTCGTGCGTTGGGTGGGATTGCTACAAGGGCACCGGTGTTTACGGTCTATTTTGCGCTGTTTATGCTGTGCATCGTGGGGCTACCTGGAACCAGCGGTTTTGTGTCGGAATTGCTGATTATCTTGGGCGTGTTTCACGTGGGCATTCCTGCGGGAATGGTAGCGGCACTCAGCGTGCTTGTGGCGGCGAGTTTTATGCTCTGGATGTTCGGGAGAGTGACCCTCCAAGAAGAGCAAGAAAGCGCAACAATGATGGTAGATTTGTCGTGGAAGCAAGGCCTTGGCCTTTTGCCTATCGCGCTGTTAATCGTGGCGATGGGACTAGACCCTGAGTGGTTTTTTGCGAAAATCGAACCCACGGTGTTAGATTACTTGGGTGGAATTTTAGGAGGCGTGCAATGA
- a CDS encoding NADH-quinone oxidoreductase subunit A, with protein MSPELLLASLSLFFLVLLFPALFLATQKLGPRSTGNQAKNLTYESGVTAPCGKPNAPVGVRFYLVAILYVIFAIEVTFMFPWAVNLRTLGTSGLFEMFAFIGMLLVGLVYVYWKKALSWQ; from the coding sequence ATGTCCCCAGAACTGCTTCTTGCTTCTCTTTCCCTTTTCTTCCTTGTCCTGTTGTTTCCTGCCCTCTTTCTTGCCACCCAAAAGCTCGGCCCGCGCTCCACGGGTAACCAAGCTAAAAACCTCACCTACGAAAGCGGTGTTACGGCACCCTGTGGCAAGCCCAATGCGCCTGTTGGCGTGCGGTTTTACCTCGTGGCTATTTTGTATGTTATTTTCGCCATTGAGGTGACGTTTATGTTCCCATGGGCCGTGAATTTGCGCACCCTTGGCACCTCTGGACTTTTTGAAATGTTTGCCTTTATCGGGATGCTATTGGTGGGCTTGGTGTACGTGTACTGGAAAAAGGCTCTATCGTGGCAGTAG
- a CDS encoding NADH-quinone oxidoreductase subunit J family protein produces the protein MEFVFGALSVIAIAGAVGVITLKQPVHSGVSFIATVVALAGLFALLSATFLFMVQIILYAGAVITLILFVIMVLNVQASHLPDEKGQGKALVLGAVCLAPLVALGMRGFNTLGSEKLVVLGEGFGGIHGLGMALFKDWVLPFELISLLLLAALVGAVVLLKKERV, from the coding sequence ATGGAGTTTGTGTTTGGGGCGCTTTCAGTCATCGCCATTGCAGGGGCCGTGGGGGTGATTACCCTTAAACAACCCGTGCATTCAGGGGTGAGTTTTATTGCAACAGTGGTTGCCTTGGCGGGGTTGTTTGCTTTGTTGAGCGCAACGTTTTTATTCATGGTGCAAATCATCTTATACGCAGGGGCAGTGATTACCTTAATTTTGTTTGTCATCATGGTGCTCAACGTCCAAGCGTCCCATTTGCCCGATGAGAAAGGCCAAGGTAAAGCCCTTGTGCTAGGTGCAGTGTGTTTAGCACCACTGGTCGCTCTTGGTATGCGTGGCTTTAACACCTTGGGTAGTGAAAAGCTCGTCGTTCTTGGGGAGGGCTTTGGGGGCATTCACGGGCTTGGAATGGCACTGTTTAAGGACTGGGTTTTACCTTTTGAGCTCATCTCTCTGCTCTTACTCGCAGCACTTGTGGGCGCGGTGGTATTGCTAAAAAAGGAACGCGTATGA
- the nuoL gene encoding NADH-quinone oxidoreductase subunit L → MMWIVLVPLLGAIVLGGLYLFSLHVRPVSRKIFFAIGVATPWMSFVMSLWVLKTFLEQQAPVVYEAYTWLHVGDFHIRMGFMGDTLSLFMALFITFIGGLIHVYAGGYMAKDAGFGKFFAFFNLFLASMLVLVLASSPVVMFIGWEGVGICSYALIGYYHQKRANVEAGNKAFLANRVGDFGFIVGLCTLFVMIGSAGFDYASLEENIHLVESGTLHFIGAMLFIGAMGKSAQLPLHVWLPDAMAGPTPVSALIHAATMVTAGVYMVARLGFLYDLIPSVGLWIAYIGAGSSLFAALVATRQSDIKKILAYSTMSQLGYMFVAVGIGSYGAGLFHVFTHAFFKALLFLGAGAVIVALGHQQNIFKMGGLRTRLPLVYGLMLVGTLALCGIFPLAGFFSKDAILIAAFDQGHYGLWALGVAVAGVTAFYMFRLFFLVFEGSPATEEPLHVVPVSMRWPMVVLAFGAVGAGWIGVPEALGGENWIGRWFGGEVHLSHAVEYALMAGNAVAVLGGIGLAYWKFKQGFSNAPSVRGNAFYLDTLVTWGIVRPLQWVSAWIAKVADNRGIDGTIMRVCWGAVRLGQRAQILQNGNVRAYAFAILAGVGAVSLYMLGVL, encoded by the coding sequence ATGATGTGGATTGTGCTCGTGCCTTTGCTTGGGGCGATTGTGCTAGGAGGCTTGTATCTTTTTTCCTTACATGTAAGGCCTGTTTCACGGAAGATTTTTTTTGCTATTGGTGTAGCAACACCGTGGATGAGTTTTGTGATGAGTCTTTGGGTTTTAAAAACTTTTTTAGAACAACAAGCCCCTGTGGTGTACGAAGCTTATACATGGTTACATGTAGGGGATTTTCACATCCGCATGGGCTTTATGGGCGATACGTTGAGCCTGTTTATGGCGCTGTTTATCACCTTTATTGGCGGGTTAATCCACGTGTATGCGGGCGGGTATATGGCCAAGGATGCGGGTTTTGGAAAGTTTTTTGCTTTTTTCAATCTCTTCCTTGCTTCGATGCTCGTACTCGTACTTGCCAGTTCGCCTGTGGTGATGTTTATCGGTTGGGAAGGCGTGGGAATCTGTTCCTACGCGCTCATTGGGTACTACCATCAAAAACGCGCCAATGTGGAAGCGGGCAATAAGGCATTTTTAGCAAACCGCGTGGGAGACTTTGGGTTTATCGTGGGGTTGTGTACGCTGTTTGTGATGATAGGAAGTGCGGGGTTTGATTATGCGTCGTTAGAGGAAAATATCCACCTTGTGGAAAGCGGCACCTTGCATTTTATCGGCGCGATGCTCTTTATCGGCGCGATGGGAAAATCTGCGCAACTCCCTTTACATGTATGGCTTCCTGATGCGATGGCAGGGCCAACACCTGTTTCCGCGCTTATTCACGCTGCGACCATGGTCACGGCGGGTGTGTACATGGTCGCCCGACTTGGATTTTTGTATGACTTGATTCCTTCTGTGGGGTTGTGGATTGCTTACATTGGTGCAGGCTCCTCGCTCTTTGCGGCCCTTGTGGCAACGCGCCAAAGTGACATCAAAAAAATTCTGGCCTATTCGACCATGTCACAGCTTGGGTATATGTTTGTGGCGGTGGGTATTGGAAGTTATGGGGCGGGATTGTTTCACGTGTTTACCCACGCTTTTTTTAAAGCCTTACTTTTCTTGGGTGCGGGGGCGGTGATCGTAGCCCTTGGGCATCAACAAAATATCTTTAAAATGGGTGGCCTTCGCACGCGTTTACCGTTGGTGTATGGGCTGATGCTTGTGGGAACCTTGGCGTTGTGTGGCATTTTCCCGCTGGCAGGATTTTTTAGCAAAGACGCGATTTTAATAGCCGCTTTTGACCAAGGCCATTACGGCTTGTGGGCGTTGGGCGTAGCGGTGGCAGGCGTAACAGCATTTTACATGTTTCGCCTCTTTTTTCTTGTATTTGAAGGCTCTCCCGCGACAGAGGAACCTTTACATGTAGTGCCTGTGAGCATGCGTTGGCCCATGGTTGTTTTGGCGTTTGGTGCGGTGGGTGCTGGGTGGATTGGTGTGCCTGAAGCTTTGGGCGGAGAGAATTGGATAGGGCGTTGGTTTGGGGGTGAAGTCCACCTTTCGCACGCGGTGGAATACGCTTTAATGGCGGGTAATGCGGTTGCTGTTTTGGGAGGCATTGGGTTGGCATATTGGAAATTTAAGCAAGGATTTTCCAACGCCCCTTCCGTGCGAGGAAACGCTTTTTACCTAGACACGCTGGTCACTTGGGGCATTGTGCGTCCGTTGCAATGGGTGAGCGCGTGGATTGCAAAAGTAGCAGATAATCGCGGGATTGATGGGACTATCATGCGCGTATGTTGGGGTGCGGTACGCCTTGGACAGCGTGCCCAAATACTCCAAAATGGAAACGTGCGCGCCTATGCTTTTGCAATATTAGCGGGTGTTGGGGCAGTGTCCCTTTACATGTTGGGGGTGTTGTAA
- a CDS encoding NADH-quinone oxidoreductase subunit N: MSYVAMLHLMPLLIVLVGGAVLMLLGAKDLLNIRQYSYIALGCLGLASVFQLALLGQLYAVELLPNVFGGMLIADSYSGYFNAILLIAGVLIVLIGQHYFIIHRYYKGEFFALFLFSVFGMMVLTQARELMVAFIALEIASISVYVMIGYHKSHEKRTEAAYKYLVLGSLAGALFLLGVACIYAGAQTTRLGELLHVITTRPLEDLMLVRIGGTLILITFLFKIAAFPFQGWAIDVYDGAPLPVTGFMAAAFKIAVFGFMLRLMLVEFESIKAMWNMLLVGVIVCTLVYGSLMAIIQQSIKRLLAASSIVHTGYLLIAFLSTDALPQHAASSIIFYQVAYFLSAVGAFGLLSYILSDDKLRISYEDFKGFALLHPYMAAAMSVFMLSLAGIPSTIGFIGKFYIFTGAIQAGYTPLAVFAMLATFVSVYYYFKLIAMMYFYPSATLTTVPVFRGITPKIIGTLAFVIVLGGIGGVDVIMDLATIAHKSLFLH; the protein is encoded by the coding sequence ATGAGTTATGTCGCGATGCTTCACCTCATGCCGCTATTGATTGTCCTAGTTGGCGGTGCTGTGCTGATGCTTTTGGGGGCCAAAGACCTTTTAAATATCCGTCAGTATTCGTACATTGCCCTTGGGTGTTTAGGGTTGGCTTCGGTGTTTCAGTTAGCGTTGTTGGGGCAATTGTACGCAGTGGAATTGTTGCCAAACGTCTTTGGTGGGATGCTCATTGCTGATAGCTACTCGGGGTATTTTAACGCGATTTTGCTCATCGCAGGGGTGTTGATTGTCTTGATTGGGCAGCATTATTTTATCATCCACCGTTACTATAAGGGAGAGTTTTTTGCGCTCTTTTTGTTTTCGGTGTTTGGGATGATGGTGCTTACTCAGGCACGGGAACTCATGGTGGCGTTTATTGCCCTTGAGATTGCTTCTATTAGCGTGTATGTGATGATTGGGTATCACAAGAGCCACGAAAAACGCACGGAAGCGGCCTACAAGTACCTTGTGTTGGGTTCCTTGGCGGGTGCTTTGTTTTTGCTCGGCGTTGCGTGTATTTACGCGGGAGCGCAAACGACACGCCTTGGGGAACTTTTACATGTAATCACTACTCGCCCTTTGGAGGATTTAATGTTGGTGCGCATCGGTGGGACGCTGATTTTAATCACCTTTTTATTTAAAATTGCCGCGTTTCCTTTTCAAGGGTGGGCGATTGATGTGTACGATGGGGCGCCGTTGCCCGTGACGGGATTTATGGCGGCGGCTTTTAAGATTGCGGTGTTTGGGTTTATGTTGCGGTTGATGCTTGTGGAATTTGAGTCCATTAAGGCGATGTGGAACATGTTGCTTGTGGGTGTTATCGTGTGTACTTTGGTGTATGGGTCGTTGATGGCCATCATCCAGCAAAGCATCAAGCGCTTACTGGCGGCTTCTTCCATCGTCCATACAGGGTATTTGCTCATCGCTTTTTTATCCACGGATGCCTTGCCCCAGCACGCGGCTTCTTCTATCATCTTTTACCAAGTGGCCTATTTTCTCTCGGCTGTGGGGGCTTTTGGCTTGCTCTCATACATTCTCTCCGATGATAAATTGCGCATCAGTTATGAGGATTTTAAGGGCTTTGCCTTGTTGCATCCGTACATGGCTGCGGCCATGAGCGTGTTTATGCTCTCCCTTGCGGGGATTCCTTCGACCATCGGGTTTATTGGGAAGTTTTACATTTTCACGGGAGCCATTCAAGCGGGCTATACGCCTTTGGCGGTCTTTGCGATGCTCGCGACTTTTGTGTCGGTATATTATTATTTTAAACTCATCGCCATGATGTATTTTTACCCTTCCGCTACCTTAACCACAGTGCCGGTATTTCGGGGTATTACGCCTAAAATCATTGGAACCTTGGCCTTTGTGATTGTCCTAGGAGGCATCGGCGGGGTCGATGTGATTATGGATTTAGCGACCATTGCCCACAAGTCTTTGTTTTTGCACTGA